Within the Leptolyngbya sp. CCY15150 genome, the region AGCGTTGCACCCCTCTTGGGCCTGCTGGGCACTATTTTGGGCTTAATGGAGGCCTTTGCCGCCCTACGGGTGGGCGACATTGGCGGCACCGAAACCCTCGACGTCACGGCGGGCATCAGCCGCGCCCTGATTTCCACCGCCTCGGGTCTGGTGGTCGCCATCAGCACCCTCTTCTTTGCCAACCTGTTTCGCGGACTGTACCTACGGCAGCGAGCCCTGATCTTGGAATATGGTGGACATCTAGAGCTGCTCCACCGTCGCTACCATCGCGCTGGAGGGGCACCCTATGCAGCTCCCTGAGGAAACCGATGCACCACCTCAGATCAACATCGTGCCGATGATTGATGCCATTTTCGCGGTGCTGGCTTTTTTCATCATGTCCACCCTGTTTCTCACCCGCTCCCAGGGGCTGCCGGTGACCTTGCCCGATGCGGCCACCAGTGAAACCCAGGTTCAGGAGCAATGGGTGGTGACTCTGGATGCTCAAGGACGTGTGTTTCTCAATCAAGTGCCTGTAGCAGTGGATCAGCTCGCGGCCCAGGTGCGATCGCAACTCACCGATACAAACCCTTTGGTGATCATCCAAGCGGATGCCGCCACTCCCCACGGGTTAGTGGTGCAAGTGATGGACGAATTGCGTACCTTGGAGGGTGTACGGCTAGCGATCGCCACCCAACGCTCCTAGGTTAAATCGGGCACCAGGGGAAGCTGCCCATCTTGATGGAGACGCGCTAGGTTATCCGGGTCGATCCTACCCTGCACTAAGAAGCGATAGGTTTCCTGATACATCGTTTGCCAATAGCGATTGCTCATACTTTGGCTAACCTCTGTGGGATCGACCATGGGATGGGGAACAAGATCACCTGCAGAATACAGGTAAGAATAATGACCTTGAGCTTCCCCGCCTAGTTTTTGAGTGAATTTCTCATTGGTAGACAGATCAGCCGCATCTTCATTCTCAGTCAAAATCAAGCAGGTGGGAATGCGGCGTAGGGTACGCATACTTTCAGGACGCAGGACAAAGTCTCCAAAGCGGTTATTGGCCGTAAAGCAACCCACCGGGAAACGTAGCGATGGATCCCAACCCGCTTCCTGTAAATCCAAGGGCCCAGCAATGTTGACATAGAGTTCATTGTCCTTGCCATGGATTTCCAGCAGGGGTGCGTAGGCAACTACCCGCTGAATGCGATCGGGCTGATCTGCCGCCAGGGCCAACGCAACGGCACCGCCCACCGACAGACCGATGGTGTAGATTGCTCCCGGCATGGCGTCGAGCTCCGTCAAACGCGATCGCGCCTCGGTTAGATAATTCTCATGGGACGAGGTGAAATAGCGATCAAAGTTAGGGTTATCATAATCCTCCAGCGCTTTTTTGATCTGGAATAATTCAGGCTCAATCCTGAGCAGTCGAGCTGCCAGAGCGGCCTGCTGCAGGGGATTAGGATGTTTGATCTGAGTCGGATCACCACCCATCATCTGGGTCAGCATGCCCATCAGCACCGGATCTTGCTTGACCTTACGCTTCAGGGGTTCGGCATACTCGGGTTTGAGGTCAATTTGGGGCCAATAGCGATCGGCAGGTAAGAAACTATGTCCAGCTAAGCTGGCTTGGTAAACATTGAACCCACTGCGGAACAGATAGTCTGCCAAGCGCCACATTTGGTGGGGGCGGGCGCTGAAGCCATGGAACAGCATGACCGTTCCGAAAATCGGCTGACCGGGTTCATGGAACAGGTAGTAGGGATAGGCTCCATCTCGGCGATCGGGATTTTGGTCAATCGAGGTAATGTAGTGGTCGATCGCAGCCTTGGTGCGGGCGATCTGATCGGCGTTGGGGGTCACACGGATCGGCGTTGTGGTCGTCATAACAGGTTTTGGGGGGTAGTTTTTAGGGGGGTACAAGAGATTCGATCAGCATCCCATAGAACCATGGGGGGAACTGGAGTCACTATAGACAAGCGATCGCTGCCTTGACGGATCGACCGTGCCACTTTGATAATCGGTCTGACCCC harbors:
- a CDS encoding alpha/beta hydrolase gives rise to the protein MTTTTPIRVTPNADQIARTKAAIDHYITSIDQNPDRRDGAYPYYLFHEPGQPIFGTVMLFHGFSARPHQMWRLADYLFRSGFNVYQASLAGHSFLPADRYWPQIDLKPEYAEPLKRKVKQDPVLMGMLTQMMGGDPTQIKHPNPLQQAALAARLLRIEPELFQIKKALEDYDNPNFDRYFTSSHENYLTEARSRLTELDAMPGAIYTIGLSVGGAVALALAADQPDRIQRVVAYAPLLEIHGKDNELYVNIAGPLDLQEAGWDPSLRFPVGCFTANNRFGDFVLRPESMRTLRRIPTCLILTENEDAADLSTNEKFTQKLGGEAQGHYSYLYSAGDLVPHPMVDPTEVSQSMSNRYWQTMYQETYRFLVQGRIDPDNLARLHQDGQLPLVPDLT
- a CDS encoding biopolymer transporter ExbD; translation: MQLPEETDAPPQINIVPMIDAIFAVLAFFIMSTLFLTRSQGLPVTLPDAATSETQVQEQWVVTLDAQGRVFLNQVPVAVDQLAAQVRSQLTDTNPLVIIQADAATPHGLVVQVMDELRTLEGVRLAIATQRS